The DNA sequence CATATTTTTACCCTTGGTATGATGCGTAAATGCTACAGTGCCGTCTTTTTCGACGCTGCTTACGATGCCTACGTGAGTAATAATTTTGGCTTTTTTGTTATTTTTCGTGCCTCTAGTCGTGTTATTAAAAAATATCAAATCCCCGACCTGCGGATCGTCAAATGCAATCAGATTTTTACTCTCGTAAAGCTTAAACATCGCTTCGCTTTTTAGGCCGCGCTTGGTGTAAAATTTATCGAGTTCCTTTTCGTCAAAAAAGTCTCGGTTAAATTTTTTATTTATAAGCGTTACGAAACCAGAGCAGTCGCCGCCGTCTCTTTTGCCCACATACTTTTGTATAAGGTCAAGCAGAGCTTTTTCTTTCACGTTAAATCGGTCGCCGACTTTACTTTGCATAGTCTCGCTTCCCGAGTTTTGGGCTTTATCTTTTTCTAGCGAAGTCGCAACTTGAATTTGACCTTTCTCCGCCGGCATCGCAGTCTGGATTTGGCTTTGCTTTGTCTGCGTCGCAACCGAGGCTTCATTTTTCGGAGCGCTTGGCGAAACGTTAGCGCAGCCCGAAATAAAAGCCGCTAAAAATAGCGCGTGGATTTGTTTTGTTTTGATCTTGGATTTTATAAACATCAGCTACGCGATTACCCCGCTTTCTTTTAAAAATTTGATATTTACAGCCGTTTGCGATTCGCCTTTTTCAAGCGCTGCTTTTTCCTCCGCGCTTGGTTGCTTGATCTCGCGCACGCCGCCTTTGCCTAGCTTAACCAGCCTACCGCCCGCGCACTCGCCATCTATCACGCAGCAGCTTAGCCACTGCTCGCTGCCGGTTTTTATCGCCTCGCACATCTTGGC is a window from the Campylobacter massiliensis genome containing:
- a CDS encoding NlpC/P60 family protein — protein: MFIKSKIKTKQIHALFLAAFISGCANVSPSAPKNEASVATQTKQSQIQTAMPAEKGQIQVATSLEKDKAQNSGSETMQSKVGDRFNVKEKALLDLIQKYVGKRDGGDCSGFVTLINKKFNRDFFDEKELDKFYTKRGLKSEAMFKLYESKNLIAFDDPQVGDLIFFNNTTRGTKNNKKAKIITHVGIVSSVEKDGTVAFTHHTKGKNMVDFMNLNNKNTRKKGNKELNSYVVSCKNKSTSCLASNRFSGFGKASVRRN